One stretch of Burkholderia sp. DNA includes these proteins:
- a CDS encoding farnesyl diphosphate synthase, whose translation MTFEQWIRTVLARVEDALGQYLPAETVVPGKLHEAMRYAVMGGGKRVRPLLCHAAGELTRATEAARNAASAALEMIHVYSLVHDDMPCMDDDALRRGKSTVHIQYDEPTALLVGDALQSQAFVALTDAAALTAVQQAALVRELALASGSVGMAGGQAIDLTSVGLMLTREQLETMHRKKTGALLRAAVRMGALAGETPSDGTIRALDVYADAIGLAFQVVDDILDVTIDSATLGKTAGKDAAANKPTYVSIIGIDASRELAEQLRADAHAALQPFGARAQRLAELADLVVNRVS comes from the coding sequence ATGACATTCGAACAATGGATACGCACGGTGCTGGCGCGCGTCGAAGATGCGCTTGGCCAATATTTGCCAGCCGAGACGGTGGTGCCGGGCAAGCTGCATGAAGCAATGCGCTACGCAGTGATGGGTGGCGGAAAGCGGGTGCGCCCGCTGCTGTGCCATGCTGCGGGCGAGCTGACCCGTGCGACCGAGGCCGCGCGCAATGCTGCCTCGGCCGCGCTGGAGATGATCCACGTCTACTCGCTGGTGCATGACGATATGCCGTGCATGGACGACGACGCACTACGTCGCGGCAAGTCGACCGTTCACATCCAGTACGACGAACCCACGGCACTGCTGGTCGGCGACGCGCTGCAATCGCAGGCCTTCGTCGCGCTGACGGACGCAGCTGCGCTCACCGCTGTCCAGCAGGCCGCGCTGGTGCGCGAACTTGCCTTGGCGAGTGGCTCGGTCGGGATGGCCGGCGGCCAGGCGATCGACCTGACCAGCGTGGGCCTAATGCTCACGCGCGAACAGCTCGAAACAATGCATCGCAAGAAGACCGGCGCGCTGCTGCGTGCTGCGGTGCGTATGGGCGCGCTCGCCGGCGAGACGCCGTCGGACGGCACGATACGCGCGCTCGACGTCTATGCCGACGCGATCGGCCTGGCCTTCCAGGTAGTCGACGACATTCTCGACGTGACAATCGATTCCGCCACGCTCGGCAAGACGGCGGGCAAGGACGCGGCGGCCAACAAGCCGACCTACGTATCGATCATTGGCATCGATGCCTCACGCGAGCTGGCCGAGCAACTGCGTGCCGATGCGCACGCGGCACTGCAACCGTTCGGCGCGCGCGCCCAGCGTCTTGCCGAACTCGCCGACCTGGTGGTGAACCGGGTCAGCTGA
- a CDS encoding IS5 family transposase — MRKDIHKKGEPKARYRVRNWAAYNEGLISRGNVTIWIDEAVLARMPDAIPTRGRPCVYGDTLIQALLGVKTVYRLTLHALQGFTQSLRDLAFPSLPVPNYTTLCRRAKTLDVELPILRDNEPIHLVVDSTGLKVYGEGEWKVRQHSYSKRRTWRKVHLALNANTGQVHAALMTNQNVADGDALAKLLDQIPREEQIDVIGGDGAYDTKPCHAAIAARSAIPSIPPREGAAHWPADMPGAAWRNGAVDAIARDGRREWKQHSGYHRRSLAENAMYRFKTLTGHCLWARHIAAQATEVAVRVGVINRMADLARPQSVRIA, encoded by the coding sequence ATGCGCAAGGACATACACAAGAAAGGTGAGCCGAAGGCACGCTACCGTGTCAGGAATTGGGCGGCCTATAATGAAGGCCTGATCAGCCGGGGGAACGTAACAATATGGATAGATGAAGCCGTCCTTGCCAGAATGCCCGATGCCATACCCACACGTGGTCGCCCGTGTGTATACGGCGATACGCTGATTCAGGCATTACTTGGCGTGAAGACCGTCTATCGACTGACCTTGCACGCCCTGCAAGGTTTCACCCAAAGTCTGCGCGATTTGGCCTTCCCGAGCTTGCCGGTGCCGAATTACACCACGCTCTGTCGCCGGGCAAAAACGCTTGATGTCGAACTGCCGATCCTTCGTGACAATGAACCGATCCATCTGGTTGTCGACAGCACCGGTCTGAAGGTCTATGGAGAAGGTGAATGGAAGGTGCGCCAGCACAGCTACTCGAAGCGGCGCACGTGGCGTAAAGTCCATCTCGCGCTCAACGCGAATACAGGTCAAGTGCATGCCGCGCTAATGACGAATCAGAATGTGGCTGACGGTGACGCTCTGGCCAAGTTGCTCGACCAGATTCCACGCGAAGAACAAATCGATGTCATCGGCGGTGACGGTGCCTACGACACCAAGCCATGCCATGCGGCCATTGCTGCACGCAGTGCTATTCCTTCGATTCCGCCACGCGAGGGTGCCGCTCATTGGCCAGCGGATATGCCCGGTGCGGCGTGGCGTAATGGCGCGGTTGATGCAATTGCCCGTGACGGTCGTCGAGAATGGAAGCAACACAGTGGCTACCACCGGCGATCGCTTGCCGAGAATGCGATGTATCGGTTCAAGACCCTCACCGGCCACTGTCTCTGGGCGCGTCACATCGCCGCGCAGGCGACCGAGGTCGCCGTTCGCGTCGGCGTCATCAACCGCATGGCGGACCTCGCTCGTCCGCAATCCGTTCGTATCGCCTGA
- the dxs gene encoding 1-deoxy-D-xylulose-5-phosphate synthase: protein MYDLLKTIDDPTDLRCLDRRQLQPLADDLRAFVLDSVSKTGGHLSSNLGTVELTLALHYVFNTPHDRIVWDVGHQTYPHKILTGRRDQMSSLRQFDGISGFPRRSESIYDTFGTAHSSTSISAALGMAIASQLNGDDRFSIAVIGDGAMTGGMAFEAMNNAGVSEDAKLLVILNDNDMSISPPVGALNRHLARLMSGRFYATARAGVEKVLSVAPPVLELARKLEEHAKGMVVPATLFEEFGFNYLGPIDGHDLDSLIPTLQNIKELRGPQFLHVVTKKGQGYKLAEADPVLYHGPGKFNPAEGIKPSTTSAKKTYTQVFGEWLCDMAELDARVVGITPAMREGSGMVEFEKRFKNRYYDVGIAEQHAVTFAGGMATEGLRPVVAIYSTFLQRAYDQLIHDVALQNLPVVFAIDRAGLVGTDGATHAGAYDLAFLRCIPNMTVMAASDEDECRQMLYTAVQQPNPTVVRYPRGTGTGVPTVKAMTAIPVGKGEVRRRSAQPEGKRVAILAFGTMVAPSLAAAEELDATVPNMRFVKPIDAELVRELAQTHDYLVTVEEGCIQGGAGSACVEVLMESAAVIRPVLQLGLPDRFIDHGDPAKLLSLCGLDAAGIAKSIRERFLSQSGSLADQAKRVA from the coding sequence ATGTACGACTTGCTGAAAACCATCGACGACCCCACAGACCTGCGCTGCCTCGATCGTCGCCAGCTGCAACCGCTCGCCGACGATTTACGTGCGTTCGTGCTCGACAGCGTGTCGAAGACGGGCGGCCATTTGTCGTCCAATCTTGGTACAGTCGAACTGACGCTGGCGCTGCACTACGTCTTCAATACGCCGCACGATCGCATCGTGTGGGATGTAGGTCATCAGACCTATCCGCACAAAATTCTGACGGGCCGACGCGACCAGATGAGCTCGCTGCGCCAGTTCGACGGGATCTCGGGTTTCCCACGTCGCTCCGAATCGATCTACGACACCTTCGGCACTGCTCATTCGAGCACATCGATTTCGGCCGCGCTCGGCATGGCGATCGCCAGCCAGCTGAACGGCGACGATCGCTTTTCGATCGCCGTAATCGGTGACGGCGCGATGACTGGCGGTATGGCTTTCGAGGCCATGAATAACGCCGGCGTGTCCGAGGATGCCAAGCTGCTGGTAATCCTCAACGACAACGACATGTCGATCTCTCCGCCGGTCGGCGCGCTGAACCGCCACCTGGCACGCCTGATGTCAGGCCGCTTCTACGCGACCGCACGCGCCGGCGTGGAGAAAGTACTCAGCGTTGCGCCGCCAGTGCTCGAACTCGCGCGCAAGCTCGAAGAGCATGCCAAGGGCATGGTGGTGCCGGCCACGCTGTTCGAGGAATTCGGCTTCAACTACCTCGGCCCGATCGACGGTCACGATCTTGATTCGCTGATCCCGACGCTGCAGAACATCAAGGAACTGCGCGGCCCGCAGTTCCTGCACGTAGTCACCAAGAAAGGCCAAGGGTACAAGCTCGCCGAGGCTGATCCGGTGCTCTACCACGGTCCGGGCAAGTTCAATCCGGCCGAAGGCATCAAGCCCTCGACCACGTCCGCCAAGAAGACCTACACTCAGGTGTTCGGCGAATGGCTGTGTGACATGGCCGAACTCGACGCGCGCGTGGTCGGCATTACGCCGGCGATGCGCGAGGGTTCGGGCATGGTCGAGTTCGAAAAGCGTTTCAAGAATCGCTACTACGACGTCGGCATCGCCGAGCAGCACGCGGTGACTTTCGCCGGCGGGATGGCGACCGAAGGTCTCAGGCCGGTGGTCGCGATCTACTCAACCTTCCTGCAGCGCGCCTATGATCAGCTAATCCACGACGTGGCGCTACAGAACCTGCCGGTGGTGTTCGCGATCGATCGTGCCGGCCTGGTCGGCACCGACGGTGCGACCCACGCGGGTGCCTATGACCTGGCCTTCCTGCGCTGCATTCCGAATATGACGGTGATGGCCGCGTCGGACGAGGACGAATGCCGCCAGATGCTCTACACGGCGGTCCAGCAGCCGAACCCGACGGTCGTGCGCTACCCGCGCGGTACCGGTACCGGCGTTCCGACCGTCAAGGCGATGACAGCGATTCCGGTCGGCAAGGGCGAGGTGCGCCGCCGCTCAGCTCAGCCGGAAGGTAAGCGCGTCGCGATTCTGGCTTTCGGAACGATGGTCGCGCCTTCGCTGGCTGCTGCAGAAGAACTCGACGCCACAGTCCCCAACATGCGCTTCGTGAAGCCGATCGACGCCGAGCTGGTCCGAGAACTCGCACAGACGCACGACTACCTTGTCACGGTCGAGGAAGGCTGTATCCAGGGCGGCGCGGGCTCGGCCTGCGTGGAAGTCCTGATGGAAAGCGCAGCAGTGATCCGACCGGTGCTCCAACTGGGCTTGCCGGACCGCTTCATCGATCACGGCGACCCGGCCAAGCTGCTGTCGTTGTGCGGCCTCGATGCCGCCGGTATCGCCAAGTCGATCCGCGAGCGTTTTCTCAGCCAATCTGGCAGCTTAGCCGACCAAGCGAAGCGCGTTGCCTGA
- a CDS encoding IS5 family transposase, producing MCKDIHKTGEPKARYRVRNWAAYNEGLINRGNVTIWIDEAVLARIPDAIPTRGRPCLYGDTLIQTLLGVKTVYRLTLRALQGFTQSLRDLAFPSLPVPNYTTLCRRAKTLDVELPILRDNEPIHLVVDSTGLKVYGEGEWKVRQHGYSKRRTWRKVHLALNANTGQVHAALMTNQNVADGDALAKLLDQIPGDEQIDVIGGDGAYDTKPCHAAIAARSAVPSIPPRESAVHWPADMPGAAWRNGAVDAIARDGRREWKQHSGYHRRSLAENAMYRFKTLTGHCLWARHIAAQATEVSVRVGVINRMADLARPQSVRIA from the coding sequence ATGTGCAAGGACATACACAAGACAGGTGAGCCGAAGGCACGCTACCGTGTCAGGAATTGGGCGGCCTATAATGAAGGCCTGATCAACCGGGGGAACGTAACAATATGGATAGATGAAGCCGTCCTTGCCAGAATACCCGATGCCATACCCACACGTGGTCGCCCGTGTCTATACGGCGATACGCTGATTCAGACATTACTTGGCGTGAAGACCGTCTATCGACTAACGTTGCGCGCCCTGCAAGGTTTCACCCAAAGTCTGCGCGATCTGGCCTTCCCGAGCTTGCCGGTGCCGAATTACACCACGCTCTGTCGCCGGGCGAAAACGCTTGATGTCGAACTGCCGATCCTTCGTGACAATGAACCGATCCATCTGGTTGTCGACAGCACCGGTCTGAAGGTCTATGGAGAAGGTGAATGGAAGGTGCGCCAGCACGGCTACTCGAAGCGGCGCACGTGGCGTAAAGTCCATCTCGCGCTCAACGCGAATACAGGTCAAGTGCATGCCGCGCTAATGACGAATCAGAATGTGGCTGACGGTGATGCTCTGGCCAAGTTACTCGACCAGATTCCAGGCGACGAACAAATCGATGTCATTGGCGGTGATGGTGCCTACGACACCAAGCCATGCCATGCGGCCATTGCTGCACGCAGTGCTGTTCCTTCGATTCCGCCACGCGAGAGTGCCGTTCATTGGCCAGCGGATATGCCCGGTGCGGCGTGGCGTAATGGCGCGGTTGATGCAATTGCCCGTGACGGTCGTCGAGAATGGAAGCAACACAGTGGCTACCACCGGCGATCGCTTGCCGAGAATGCGATGTATCGGTTCAAGACCCTCACCGGCCACTGTCTCTGGGCGCGTCACATCGCCGCGCAAGCGACCGAGGTCTCCGTTCGCGTCGGCGTCATCAACCGCATGGCGGACCTCGCTCGTCCGCAATCCGTTCGTATCGCCTGA
- a CDS encoding adenylosuccinate synthase, with amino-acid sequence MSANAVNVTPGRNVVVVGTQWGDEGKGKIVDWLTDHAHGVVRFQGGHNAGHTLIIGGKKTTLRLIPSGIMHAGTACYIGNGVVLSPEALFKEIGELEKVGIDVRSRLFISEAATLILPYHVAIDQAREARCGAGKIGTTGCGIGPTYEDKVGRRALRVQDLFDVKTFADRLRANLDFHNFVLTQYLGGVAVDFQATLDTMLGYADFLKPMVADVARRLYDVNHQGQNLLFEGAQGTLLDIDHGTYPFVTSSNCVAGAAAAGAGVGPQKLHYILGITKAYCTRVGSGPFPSELYDADNPAHQSPVGLTLANVGKEFGSVTGRPRRTGWLDMVALRRSIQINGVSGLCMTKLDVLDGLEKVQLCVGYKIDGKDVDLRLHGAANVARCEPVYETFPGWKESTVGIDHWDTLPDTARAYLTRIREVADVPIDMVSTGPDRDETILLRHPFKV; translated from the coding sequence ATGTCTGCCAACGCAGTGAATGTGACTCCCGGGCGCAATGTCGTCGTTGTGGGAACCCAGTGGGGAGATGAAGGCAAGGGCAAGATCGTCGACTGGTTGACGGATCACGCTCACGGCGTCGTGCGTTTCCAGGGTGGTCACAACGCCGGTCACACCCTCATCATCGGCGGCAAGAAAACTACCTTGCGCCTTATTCCTTCCGGCATCATGCACGCTGGCACAGCCTGCTATATCGGCAACGGCGTGGTGCTGTCACCCGAGGCGCTATTCAAGGAAATCGGCGAATTGGAAAAAGTGGGCATCGACGTGCGCTCGCGCCTGTTCATCTCCGAAGCTGCCACGCTGATCCTCCCTTACCATGTTGCGATCGATCAGGCGCGCGAAGCACGCTGCGGTGCCGGCAAGATTGGCACCACCGGTTGCGGAATCGGTCCCACGTACGAAGATAAGGTGGGTCGTCGCGCGCTGCGCGTGCAGGACCTGTTTGACGTGAAGACCTTTGCCGATCGCCTGCGCGCGAACCTCGATTTCCACAACTTCGTGCTGACCCAGTATCTTGGCGGTGTGGCTGTCGATTTCCAGGCCACGCTCGACACGATGCTCGGTTATGCCGATTTTCTCAAGCCGATGGTCGCCGATGTCGCGCGCCGTCTCTACGACGTCAACCATCAAGGCCAGAACCTGCTGTTCGAAGGCGCGCAAGGCACGCTGCTCGACATCGACCACGGCACCTATCCGTTCGTCACTTCGAGCAACTGCGTGGCCGGTGCGGCCGCGGCAGGTGCCGGAGTCGGGCCACAAAAGCTTCACTATATCCTCGGCATAACCAAGGCATACTGCACGCGCGTCGGCTCAGGCCCATTCCCAAGCGAGCTCTACGACGCGGATAATCCAGCGCACCAGAGTCCGGTCGGCCTGACGCTGGCCAACGTCGGCAAGGAATTCGGTTCTGTCACGGGCCGTCCGCGCCGCACTGGCTGGCTCGACATGGTCGCGCTGCGCCGCTCGATCCAGATCAATGGCGTGTCGGGCCTCTGCATGACCAAGCTCGACGTTCTCGACGGCCTCGAGAAAGTGCAACTCTGCGTCGGCTACAAGATTGACGGCAAGGATGTCGATCTGCGGCTGCACGGTGCTGCAAACGTGGCACGCTGCGAGCCAGTCTACGAAACCTTCCCGGGCTGGAAAGAAAGCACGGTTGGCATCGATCATTGGGATACGCTGCCGGATACGGCCCGAGCCTACCTGACGCGTATCCGGGAAGTGGCCGACGTGCCGATCGACATGGTTTCGACGGGCCCCGATCGCGACGAGACGATCTTGCTGCGTCATCCGTTCAAGGTTTGA